A portion of the Lolium rigidum isolate FL_2022 chromosome 1, APGP_CSIRO_Lrig_0.1, whole genome shotgun sequence genome contains these proteins:
- the LOC124683632 gene encoding berberine bridge enzyme-like Cyn d 4, with the protein MANCRTLALVLLFCSLASSWEVAFSYFPSPAVKEDFLGCLVKEIPPRLLYAKSSPGYPSVLGQTIRNSRWSSPDNVKPLYIITPTNTSHIQSAVVCGRRYDVRIRVRSGGHDYEGLSYRSLQPENFAVVDLNQMRAVLVDGKARTAWVDSGAQLGELYYAISKYSRTLAFPAGVCPTIGVGGNLAGGGFGMLLRKYGIAAENVIDVKLVDANGKLHDKKSMGDDHFWAVRGGGGESFGIVVSWQVKLLPVPPTVTIFKIPKSVSEGAVDIINKWQLVAPQLPADLMIRIIAMGPMATFEAMYLGTCKTLTPMMQSKFPELGMNASHCNEMSWIESIPFVHLGHRDSLEGDLLNRNNTFKPFAEYKSDYVYEPFPKSVWEQIFGTWLVKPGAGIMIFDPYGATISATPEAATPFPHRKGVLFNIQYVNYWFAPGAGAAPLSWSKEIYNYMEPYVSKNPRQAYANYRDIDLGRNEVVNGVSTYSSGKVWGQKYFKGNFERLAITKGKVDPTDYFRNEQSIPPLIQKF; encoded by the coding sequence ATGGCGAATTGCAGGACCTTGGCGCTGGTGCTGCTGTTCTGCTCCTTGGCGTCCTCTTGGGAGGTCGCCTTCTCCTACTTCCCCTCGCCGGCAGTCAAGGAGGATTTCCTGGGATGCCTCGTGAAGGAGATCCCGCCACGCCTCCTCTACGCCAAGAGCTCCCCCGGCTACCCCTCCGTGCTGGGGCAAACCATCCGGAACTCGAGATGGTCGTCGCCGGACAACGTGAAGCCGCTCTACATCATCACCCCCACCAACACCTCCCACATCCAGTCTGCCGTGGTGTGCGGCCGCCGTTACGACGTCCGCATCCGCGTACGCAGCGGCGGGCACGACTACGAGGGCCTCTCGTACCGCTCCCTGCAGCCCGAGAActtcgccgtcgtcgacctcAATCAGATGCGGGCGGTGTTGGTGGACGGTAAGGCCCGCACGGCGTGGGTCGACTCCGGTGCGCAGCTCGGCGAGCTCTACTACGCCATCTCCAAGTATAGCCGCACGCTGGCGTTCCCGGCCGGCGTTTGCCCGACCATCGGCGTGGGCGGTAACCTCGCGGGCGGCGGCTTCGGCATGCTGCTGCGCAAGTACGGCATCGCCGCAGAGAACGTCATAGACGTGAAGCTCGTCGACGCCAACGGCAAGCTGCACGACAAGAAGTCCATGGGCGACGACCATTTCTGGGCCGtgaggggtggcggcggcgagagcTTCGGCATCGTGGTCTCGTGGCAGGTGAAGCTCCTGCCGGTGCCTCCCACGGTGACCATCTTCAAGATCCCCAAGTCAGTCAGCGAGGGCGCCGTGGACATCATCAACAAGTGGCAACTGGTCGCGCCTCAACTTCCCGCCGACCTCATGATCCGCATCATCGCGATGGGGCCCATGGCCACGTTCGAGGCCATGTACCTCGGCACCTGCAAAACCCTGACCCCGATGATGCAGAGCAAGTTCCCCGAGCTTGGCATGAACGCCTCGCACTGCAACGAGATGTCATGGATCGAGTCCATCCCCTTCGTCCACCTCGGCCATAGGGATTCCCTGGAGGGCGACCTCCTCAACCGGAACAACACCTTCAAGCCCTTTGCGGAGTACAAATCGGACTACGTCTACGAGCCATTCCCCAAGAGCGTGTGGGAGCAGATCTTTGGCACCTGGCTCGTGAAGCCTGGTGCGGGGATTATGATCTTCGACCCCTACGGTGCCACCATCAGCGCCACCCCAGAAGCGGCGACGCCGTTCCCTCACCGCAAGGGCGTCCTCTTCAACATCCAGTACGTCAACTACTGGTTCGCTCCGGGAGCCGGCGCCGCGCCCTTGTCGTGGAGCAAGGAAATCTACAACTACATGGAGCCGTACGTGAGCAAGAACCCCAGGCAGGCCTACGCCAACTACAGGGACATCGACCTCGGGAGGAACGAGGTGGTGAATGGCGTCTCCACCTACAGCAGTGGTAAGGTCTGGGGACAGAAATATTTCAAGGGTAACTTCGAGAGGCTCGCCATTACCAAGGGCAAGGTGGATCCTACGGATTATTTCAGGAACGAGCAGAGCATCCCGCCACTGATCCAGAAGTTCTAG